The window TTCACTCTGGGGTTCACTGCAAGTGGCACGAAGTGATTGAGTTTCTTGGACAAACAGGTTTAGGTGTGTTCAGGCGGAAGAAGAACACTGGTCTCGTTCTGAGCTCTGGTTACACATCTTACTCTTTCCTGCCAGGAATCTGGACTTTAGTCCtagatgtttttttccactaTCTTTGTTACGAGACAGTCAAGAGATTGTTAAGCAGCACTGGGTTTAGATCCTTTACACAGCAACGATTCTGGGCTGATGATAAACTTGCTTGAATTTCCAgtggtttttatttcaagacCACCACGTCCTCCTTTCCCAAATGCATCTGCACACAGATACGCCCAGTAGCTTGtcttgaaaaaaagtatttcacgCTTATTTCCCATGCTTGTTCTTTTAAAGGTGtttaaaatgaagacatttgaCACTGATTCTTCGGATGAGAAACATGATCTCTGCCAAGGAAGTTTTTCAAATGTGAACAATGTTTGGGCATTTCAAATCCCTTCTcctttgagaaaataaattgtttcgTAAGGAAGTCTTTGGTTAtagattattttcaaatgcaagaaATGTATTGATCATCTTTATTATGAAACCATATTTTACAACCccaaataatctttttcttttttttttttctgtcttgaatcACACTGGGGTGAGTTCACTTATCTTCCTAAAGCAAcaggaaattattaaaattttctttttctgctggatTAGTTTGGCcagtaaggaaaaggaaacttaAGAGGACATGACCAGGAACAGGGAGGACTGTCCCTTTCGGCAGCAGCAAGATTTttagcccagcactgctgttttGTGGAAACTAACCCACTAACTCGGGGAGTTAAAGCAGACAGGCAAGCAACACAGTgatcgggggtgggggggtgggggccgAAAGCAAGAGCTTGCAGCACCACTGTTTTGGTAGCACCAACCTGCCAGAATGATTGAACTCTGTCTGGAACAgcagggcaaggcagaggaCTAGGGCTCAGCTGTGAGAGGTGTCTTCACCAGCAGCCCTTTGGCTTTCCTATTTTTCGTTATCCTTCCTTCTGTGTCTTGATGCTCCCTCTCTTGCTGACCATCTCTCTCTCAGGGTAGCATCGAGGTAGCGATgctaacttatttttaaagcaacagcTGTGGTGGTTTAGTTAACAAAGGATGCTTCTTTGACAAACAAGTGCTTACTGATTTATCTGGAGGATTTCCTGCAGAGTTCCTCAGCCTGACTACATTTGACTGCAGTTGGCCAGCTGGACTATTAACCTTCTACCAGGCACTGCTTACACCAATCCGGGCAGTTTTCACCATGGTGTGCATGACACTTGGGCTGATAAAACAAAGTGTATAAAGGAAAGTTCTAGCATGGGAAATAGCAGTTGTGTGTTGGGGCTCAGCAGTCCTAGCTGAAAGGGCAGGACCGCTCTTCTGAAGAAATCTTGGGGAACTGAGTGCAGCAGAGTGTAATCACATGTGAAAATGTGACCGTGAAAAGTTATATGGTACCTTTAGTGCCAGTCAGGAGTGAGTAGATATTTAAGGAAGGGTGGCATTTACAACCACATTGCACCTCCTAGATGTCAAGTTTGCTCATGCCTGAAAAGAGGCAATTCCCACAAAACAAGGTCTGTTGTCCCTATAGGCAAGTCCTTCTCAGCAGTTCCTTCTCAACCAGTTATCAGATCTGTAAACGTTTAACTGTGCagccacaaaacaacaaagcaagcACTGTACCGGCAGTTCAGATGAATACAAACTCCCTTGAAACCCCCACTGTTCAGCTGGCTTATCAACTGACAAAATCCATGAAGACCAGGGGATCTCCTGGATTCTGCATACGCAGGATCACCCTGCTCACTAAGCGTATCTGTGTTCTGGAGGCTGCCAGGTTAAACATCGACAGGGACAGATAAAGCAGGCTCCCAAACAGAGTAAATGCAGATAAGGAAAAGTGATGAGCTTACTCCAAGACAGTAGTTTTCTTTACCTCTAATccctgctgttttcttgcagcCCTGTGGCCTGCGGTAGCCGTGGAAGTTCACACTTCCAGGGAGGTGGATGCTGTGAACGGCACTAACCTGCGGTTAAAATGCaccttttccagcagcagccccattAGCCAGCACCTGTCTGTGACCTGGAACTTCCAGCCCGAGGACCTGGGCTCTCACGAGCCGGTGAGTGGGAACTTTACACTCCATTTCATGGAGGCACACTTGCCCAAACAAACCAGTCCCAAGGTCCAGCACTGGCTAAGCCCACTGACTGTGACAATTCCAGATGTGGGTATGGGCAAACACAGCTGGAACACACAAGTATGTACATCTTGAGCCTTTCCCCTGCTACTCAGAATCACTACGCTGAACAAGAAGTTCTGTTTACAGACCTTGGCTAAAGGCACATTCTGTTTAGTTTGGGGTAATTGGGGTTAAAATATCTGGGGCCTGATGAAAACGTACCCACTTACACCACGGCTGAACTCTATGTCTTAGCTGCCGTCCCACACCTGATGCGACCTACAGAATGTTTTAGCTTGGCCAGCATGGCAGGGCAAGCAGCTCACCTAGCACTGCCATATAACTGAAAGACAGCTGAACACAACCTAACGAAGCCTTAGGCTTGAGCAGGACAGAGCTCGCATGGCTGCTGGAGCAAAGGCACCGTCTTTTGAAATGCCCTCAGAGTCTATCTGAGAGCGACGGGGCCAAcgcagctccccacagcctACCTCAGCCACTGCCACTCCACTTCCACGTGCTGCTTCCATCGCAAAGACTGCACAGTGTGTAGGAATGACGGCTCCCTCTCTTTCTTGTAGGTATTTTATTACCTGAAGGAGCCCTACAAGCTGTCTGCTGGGCGGTTTAAAGAGCGAGTCACCTGGGATGGGAATATTGAGCGTAATGATGTTTCCATCGTTATCTGGAACTTGCAGCCCACTGACAACGGGACGTTCACCTGCCAGGTGAAGAACCCACCAGATGTCGATGGCACAATTGGTGAAGTGCGACTCAGAGTTGTGCAGAAAGGTGAGAAGCCAAGAACCCCACCAGAGGTCATGTGAATTTGGCCAGTGCGAAGCATTGGCAGATCTTCCTCCACTGTGGGGAAAATGTGTGGAAGAAAAGGGATTATAAAGAGAAGGCATGAGGGTAATTAATGGacacaagggaaaaaggagCCTGAGGAAAGGTTGTATTCACGGATGCAGGTTCCCAGCCTCATCCCAAGAGCCCCCTGTGTGTCCCTCCTGTTCATTTATCTGTTTCTCTCCATGCAGTGCATTTCTCAGAAATCCACTTCCTGGCGGTGGCCATTGGGTCTGCTTGTGTTCTGATGATCATTGTGGTGACAGTTGTGATTATCTGTCGACACCAtcagaagaaagagcaagagaagaGGATCAAGGTGGCAGACACTGAACTGTAAGGACagaggacagagagagaaaggctTCTGGGAAAGCTTGTTGAATACATCTTCATAGCTATTCAGAATTCTTGGCTTGGACCCTACACTAAGCATCTACAATGCAAAGCTGCAAACACTATCAGCAGGAATTGGCTGCTTACTTGCAGTCAGAACAGAGCCCCAGGACGAACATGTTTTGGAGTCCTCATTTTCCTCTTGCCCTTCACAGTGGCTTCTCACTCTGAGAAGTATCCAGCTGTCGTGGTGGTAGTTGGCAGATGATCGCTCTGTTCCATCAACGTGACACATGTGGTCACCATGCATGTAGCATGCTTACTGTCTTATCATGTAACTCCCTGTCACATGTTCTATATGCTGTATGTAATGCAGAATGTGACTCTGTTGCTCAGGatatctgattatttttttttctgttttctctccttcccccccccccccccccccctttttatAACAGTAGAGAAAAGGAGAATCTGAAGattagagaagaaaaggaagccaGCCCGTTAGAAGACTAGGGGTCTTTTATGGTATATACAATGCAGGTATCCATTCAAATGTTCTCTAACTAATGTCTTGGTGTTGCCGTAGACTTTCTAAGACAATTTTACTTGGGCATTTCACTTTCCTTCACAGCCAACAGGTCTTGGTAGCCATAAGCAGAAACTACTGAGACCACAGTCACTCTTCGCTCCTGAGGAGCCTTCAGAGAGACTGACAACTGAACAGGCAGTGGAGGCAGAACTGCCTCTTAACTGTAGAAGAGATTTCTCCACCCTAGGGTTGGGGATCATTTGCAGGaaagctgttgctgcttttcatgaCATGCCTGCTTTGTACATAAAGAGGAGTGAATTAGTTTCCTTTCACGAGTTTTGAGTCTGctttttgattaatttaatctttattgttttaaaattgctaCAGGAAGACTGACGCTGTTTccagatttgtttgctttgctgaaacATTTCAGCATAATTTTTACGCACTCCATTTCTGAGGTCAGCAGTTGCCTctactatttttgttttcaacaatAACCCTGAGTAATgaatttgttctggttttcttaTGATCCTTCTTCTTAGGTACTTCTAATGCAGATGGTGGAAGCTTGTAATTTTGGATGTTAGAACAAAGCTGAATTACAGACGCCTCATGCTGTGAGTGTGGTATCTCTGCTCAACCTGAATTTCTTGCAAGGAAAGAGAGTGACATTAACATAAGTTGTAAACTTCCTTCACTGAAGCAAAGCAGGAAGAACCTGTCCCGTGTACAAGGAACTTTCTTTAATCTTCACACCTGCAGAATGTGAAGAAGGCTGctctgaagatgaaaaaatgcCAAAAGATTTGAACAAATTCCAAGATAACTGACTGAACAGTGTTTTTCAAAGCGTCTGAGCACATGCACTCTTGCACCTTAAAAATTGCAATGTGCATTTGTGTTGCCctatttttcctccctcagaATCCTCTTTGTCATCATGAAAAGGAAGACTGACAACATGAGGGATCAGAGAAGTAGCTAGTTGCTACAACATACTTTGAATCTCTTTGGTACTTTAAATGGGAAGTATTACAGTTTGGGAATGTATGCTGTTTCTTATTAGGGATAACGTTTACCAGTGGGTGTGGTTTTCATATTGATCTCTTAAAGCTTACAGGCTTTGTAACTACGGTAGCTGAGGACATTGCCTTCTGCTGTGCAGCGTGTGGCCACACACTTCGGCAgcccccctcctcttcccactccCACCCTGCCAGTACGCTGACCTTCCAAGGGAGCACACCACCGCCGGGTGGGATGCTTCTTCCCCCGTCTCAGCAGCCTTACACCCACCGCTGCAGGCACCCCAGAACTTCGGCTGGCTGCGGTTAAAGCTCAGAGGCTGCCCTGGGCAAGCGGTGCTGTGGTGGTGCACTGTCCCGCTGCTGCTTGGCATGGTAGCAGTGCTCAGTGGCTGCTAGCATGGTATCGGGCTGCCAACAGCAGCAATATCCCACTGTCTCTGCCTGCTGTTCACTGCCCAGGTGACCACCAGTGCATCTCGCTCCTGCATTCCCCTGTACTTGCACAGGCTCAGTCTCTCAAAGGCAAACAAAGCCCTAAATCATTGAAACCGCAGAGCTGTTACAGTATTTAACCAGCACCAAACCAAATCAGCCCGTTTGTTTAAAGAACATCTTTATGACTTTATAACTGTAATGTGCTGGCCACATTATCTCtttgtatgttttcatttttgatcCTGTGTCATAAATAAAGGCGCCTTGTGGAAAGCAGTGACAGTGTCATAGATGTGCCGTGACATGGAAGTTACACAGTGCTGCCACAACACTGGAGACACCCAGTCCCACTGTGACACGGGAGATGCTCAGTCCTGCCGTGACATGGGACATGCACAGTCCCACTGTGACATGGGAGATGTTTAGACATGCAGTCCTGACACAACACGGGAGATGCACTGTCCCACTGTGACACAAGAGACACGCAGTCCTGCTGTGACACAGGAGATGCGCAGTGCAGCCGTGACACGGGAGATGCTCAGTCCTGCTGTGATGTGGGAGACACACAGTCCTGCCGTGACATGGGAGATACTCAGACATGCAGTCCTGCTATGACACAGGAGATGCACAGGCCTGCCGTGACATGGAAGACACGCAGTCCTGCCGTGACACAGGAGATGGCTCAGGCACACAGTCCTGCTGTGACATGGGAGCTGCACAGTCCTGCTGTGACATAGGAGACACGCAGTCCTGGTGTGACACCGGAGATGCTCAGATGCGCAGTGCTGCCATGACATGGGAGAAACACGCTCCTGCCATGACATGGGAGATGCTCTGACATGCAGTCCTGACATGACACAGGACATGCTCTGACATGCAATCCTGCCATGACATGGGACATGCTCAGACACGCGGTCCTGGTTTAACACGGGACACGCTCAGGTGCGCAGTCCCACCGCACCCTTGGCACCTCAGATGAGTGGGTTTTAGcttggaaaagcaggaaaagcagcaagcgGGCTCTGGCGGAACGGGCCAGCGCGGGGGCTCCGGGCCGGGCCCACTCCCCACGACAGGCAGGGGCCCGGAGCCGCGGGGGCCCGGAGCTGCGGGGGGGCGGAGCCCGCAGGGGCCCGGAGCTGTGCGGGGCTCGGAGCCGCGGGGGGCCGGAGCCCGCAGGGGGCCCGGAGCCGCAGGGCCCCGCCGtggccgcccgccccgctccgctccccgcgACCCGCCAGGCCCGCGGCCGCCCAGGTGCGAGGCCGCCGGTCGCCATGGCGACGCGGGGCGGCCATCTTGGGGCTGCCCCCGCCCTCACCTGCGCGGCCTTCAGGTGAGCCGCCATGTTGCGGCCCTGAGCGCAGCCGGGATGCGGTGCGGTGAGGCGGTGGCCGGCGGCggccttctcctcctccccctcccgcGGGGGGTCCTGCTTCTGCTCGGTAACGGGGGCTCTCCGGCAGCGGCGCCTCTCGCCCCCGGGGGctgccgcggcggcgggcggtgACGGACCCGGCCCGGCCCTGTCCGCGGTGGGGCCCGGCTGGGAGCCCCGGAGCCGAGCCGGGCTGCGGCCAGCGGGGAGGCGGCTGCGGCCAGCGGGGAGGCGGCTGCGGCCAGCGGGGAGGCGGCTGCGGCCGGCGGCCCCCGCAGCGCGGGCGGTCTGCGTGGCGGTGCTGGCCTCGGGGGCTCCGGGAGGGACCGTAccggagggggcggggggcggctgcgggccgCTCCGGGCCCCGGCGGGGCTGTGCGGGCCCCGCGGTGAGCACCGTGCCgggtgctggtggggcaggagccGGGCGGTgcgcggggggcagcgggggcctCCAGcagggcgcggggggcggcgggtgTGCCCTCACCCTGCGCTCTGCCCGCTGCCCGCAGCCGGGGCACGGCCACCAGCGTCCCACCTCCACGGGTGCCAGGCCCCCACCTCTGCTAGCACCCAAGGCGCGGGTGCCAGTGTCCCACCTCTGCTCGCTCTGCTAAGGCCCAGCTATCTGCTCTCTGAGATTTCCAGACTTTCAGTTGGTAGCGAAAGGAGCGCGTTGTCAAAacccttgggtttttttacattggTAGCTGCGGAACAGGCGTGTGATGCCAGAAACTTGCACGGGAACTGGCAAATCTGAATCTGTGCCTGCTCCTTCTGAGCCTGCACAGCAGAGGAGTCAGCTGTAGGAATTGGAGCAGAACTTCATGCGGAGTATCACCGTAATAAATCTTCATAAGCCAGGAGCAGGACATTTGTGAAAGGGAGTACTCGAATGATGCTTCTGCTCGATGCTGGGCAGGCTGACCTCATCCCTGGCTGGAGCATCACACTAGATGAATGAGGCAGAAGTTGTTACagtcactgaaaacaagaaataaagagtattgctgctgctgactcTTGGCTCAGTGCATGTGTGATTTACTGGCGGTATCACTTTGGGGCAAGACAtgcagagccagagctgcctTGAAGTCCAAAGCTGGCATTTTGCAACTCATCAGAGTGTCAGCTGATTCGTTTCTCAGCTCTTCATACTTAAATATCTGTAGGCTTTTGGTGGTATTTTCCAGGTAAATACTTTAATTGGGGCTAGTTCCAGTCCCACAGAGAATAGGTTAGGTAAGCTGTCTGCTTGTCTTTAAATTTCAGTATGGGGGAGGTAGCCACTACTGCGCTTCAGTCTTTGGACTGTAGTTGACCTGCACATGCATCAATACCTTTGGGACATCGTCACTCCTGTGCCTCACATGTAACAGCAAACTAATCCTCATCTTTTGTGCTTGCTCCATCAGGTGTCTGCAGTGCTCTTTCCCTGGAAATTAAAGCCAGTCCTAAAGTGCAAGCTTTCATCGGTGAACAAGTATTGCTGAAATGCTCATTCAAATCCAGTTCCCCCATGACTGAGAGCCTGACAGTAGACTGGACGTACCGGCCTCTCACAGGTGGTCAGATGGAGACAGTAAGTGGAACAGGGACTCTTTTTCTAGTGGATACTGACCAGACCTCTGTGCATGCTGAAAAATCtgatgatattttttctgtttgccttgctgtgctgcttcatcACTGTGGGGTTTGGGACTCACGTTGCTGCCACCTTTCCTGTGTGAAATTTCATTAGTGTTCTTTGggcaaaaaatattctgtgtaaGCTCATAATAGCATAATGATGATAAAGGACATAAATTTTGGGGTTTGACACAAGTGATGCGTTTTATGCTGTAGCTATGTGTAGAATGACTGTGAAGCGTTTGGTTGGTCACTTTCTTGAAGGCAGCTGTACCATAGTAGTTCTGTCATGCAATCTACTGCTGATAGATCTTGGAGTGGCAACAACATGTGTGCAATGACAGTCTGAAGACAGCGATGATGACAGCCTCTGAGGTTTATGGGCTGCTACTCGCTGTTTTGTTGGCAGCATTTTGAAATCTAAGCATAAATACGTAAGTCTGAAAGCCCACTGAAAATCTCTCATGCGAGGTGGAAACAGAGAATGAATAACTTTGCAGATTATCAGTGACTTCTGCTGCCTGAAGAGTTTGGACTCTCAGGGGTGTGCTTGTGTCTGGAACAAAAGGATGCTGCTTGTATGGAGTGAGGTCTGCCAAGTCCCTACTCATAGGACAGCAAGGGCAGAAGTGCAAGAAGCAAAACCT of the Falco rusticolus isolate bFalRus1 chromosome 16, bFalRus1.pri, whole genome shotgun sequence genome contains:
- the MPZL2 gene encoding myelin protein zero-like protein 2 — its product is MAYGLAFPMHGPKWLGAVLFLGVQLRALWPAVAVEVHTSREVDAVNGTNLRLKCTFSSSSPISQHLSVTWNFQPEDLGSHEPVFYYLKEPYKLSAGRFKERVTWDGNIERNDVSIVIWNLQPTDNGTFTCQVKNPPDVDGTIGEVRLRVVQKVHFSEIHFLAVAIGSACVLMIIVVTVVIICRHHQKKEQEKRIKVADTELREKENLKIREEKEASPLED